The genomic region TAGCAACTCTTAATGTTAAGTTTTCTAGTTTAGTTTTGCCATTTTTTAAATTTTAAATTTTAGATTGCGCTATGCCAGTTTCTTTTACTATGCGGTATTGCGTCATATGCTCTAAAAACCATTCAATGTCTTTACTATTTGCTTCCATTCAATCCTCCTTAGAACTAATTAACTTAAGAATTATTTTGAAATCAAGTTTTTACGAAACTATTGATTCCTATCTCAGTTATAAAACTCGATACAAAAAAGACCACAGCTTTGCTTAAGGTATCGCTGTAATCTTTTCATGTTTAATCCTCGTTTTCGATTAATTCTGTACCGAATTGGTCTTGTTTCACTTTGCGTGCTTTCATCAAGCCACCAAGTGCTTTTTTAAATTGACCTTTAGAAATACCAAATGTTGATTTGATATCTGCTGGAGATGATTTATCGTTTAGTGTCATAAAACCACCATTTGATTGCAAATAAGTCAAAATCATTTGTGAATCATTTTCAAGCATTTCAAATGAACGTGGTTTTAATGACAAGTTAAGGGTGCGGTCAACTTCACGGAATCCAATCACACGTGCAGTTACTTCTTCACCCAGACGTGGTTCCGCGTAACGCTCACTCGGATGAATAAAGCCAAGCATGTTGTTATCTGGCAAGTAAACAAATGTTCCAGATAATTTCAAACGGTAAACAATGGCACGCAATTTTTCATTTTGCATGTTATTGTAAGCTGGTCCAGCCATTTTTTGGAAAACTTCAGGTTGCGCTGGAATTGCCCATATACGGTCTTTTTTATCCACGTCAAGGTGAACATAAAGTTTATCACCTTTTTTAGGCCAAAGTTCTTTCATATCAGGCAAGACATCAAGTGACACAACAAATTGTTTGTCAGCAAGTCCTGTATCCAAAAAGACACCTAAATCGCGGCGAAGTTCTGTGACAACACCCCAACCGTAGCTAGTACGAGTTGTGGCA from Streptococcus lutetiensis harbors:
- a CDS encoding CvfB family protein; this translates as MNNLLATVITGLVIDENAKAYFVQKDGVTFMLDKAEGEHKIGDMVKGFVYTDMHQKARMTTAEVATTRTSYGWGVVTELRRDLGVFLDTGLADKQFVVSLDVLPDMKELWPKKGDKLYVHLDVDKKDRIWAIPAQPEVFQKMAGPAYNNMQNEKLRAIVYRLKLSGTFVYLPDNNMLGFIHPSERYAEPRLGEEVTARVIGFREVDRTLNLSLKPRSFEMLENDSQMILTYLQSNGGFMTLNDKSSPADIKSTFGISKGQFKKALGGLMKARKVKQDQFGTELIENED